A single window of Archangium lipolyticum DNA harbors:
- a CDS encoding beta propeller repeat protein: MPEKDWERLGELSEGLKIGAVAASREGFGLIGAVVEPPAGSLLERMKGRRAQIHRVAAGSVSRTWEGPGWVQALDCDGALSVAIGATLKPSGSGSDYHLLVSTDGGREWQTRGPVGAPSLGQVLAVSAQEVWVLGAWFLGRTADGGATWTELELEGERNPHTERLRRVEGGVALLGRGLSVTTDGGATWSQVDVGAARVVDVDGAFVAAVVEGQARVGERQGSEVRWLEPLPAGREPLRLVATEGVLRLLTRGADPSKGTDLALHQSEDGGRTWSNHSLPIGPQVDIAGREWGLGVDVRGAVYGRVG, from the coding sequence GTGCCGGAGAAAGACTGGGAGAGGCTGGGAGAGCTGTCCGAGGGTTTGAAGATCGGAGCGGTGGCGGCGAGCCGTGAGGGCTTCGGGCTCATCGGCGCGGTGGTGGAGCCACCCGCTGGCAGCCTCCTGGAGCGCATGAAGGGCCGCCGCGCTCAAATCCATCGCGTCGCCGCCGGGTCCGTGTCGAGGACCTGGGAGGGCCCGGGCTGGGTGCAGGCGCTGGACTGCGACGGGGCGCTGAGCGTGGCCATTGGCGCGACGCTGAAGCCCTCGGGCTCGGGGTCGGATTACCACCTGCTGGTGTCCACGGATGGTGGCCGCGAGTGGCAGACGCGCGGGCCCGTGGGCGCGCCGAGCCTCGGTCAGGTGCTGGCCGTCAGCGCGCAGGAGGTCTGGGTGCTGGGGGCCTGGTTCCTCGGGCGCACCGCGGATGGGGGCGCCACGTGGACGGAGCTGGAGCTCGAGGGCGAGCGCAACCCGCACACCGAGCGGCTGCGGCGGGTGGAGGGCGGCGTGGCCCTGCTGGGCCGTGGCCTCTCCGTCACGACGGACGGGGGCGCCACCTGGAGCCAGGTGGACGTGGGCGCGGCGCGCGTGGTGGACGTGGACGGGGCCTTCGTGGCCGCGGTGGTGGAGGGGCAGGCCCGGGTGGGCGAGCGTCAGGGCTCGGAGGTGCGCTGGCTGGAGCCGCTCCCCGCGGGCCGTGAGCCGCTGCGCCTCGTGGCCACCGAGGGCGTGCTGCGCCTGCTCACCCGGGGCGCGGACCCGTCCAAGGGGACCGACCTGGCCCTGCACCAGAGTGAGGACGGGGGGCGGACGTGGTCGAACCACTCGCTGCCCATCGGGCCCCAGGTGGACATCGCCGGCCGCGAGTGGGGTCTGGGCGTGGATGTCCGCGGTGCCGTCTACGGCCGCGTGGGGTGA